From one Lotus japonicus ecotype B-129 chromosome 3, LjGifu_v1.2 genomic stretch:
- the LOC130742974 gene encoding putative germin-like protein 9-2, with the protein MSSSAFKVLSLVLSAFAIVQMTIGGDPDILTDFIAPANGIIDGNFFTFTGFRALSGQKTPPQAFKVIKASGAEFPALIGQSVSYAVLEFPAGSINPPHTHPRSAELLLVTQGSLQVGFVDTTNKLFTQSLQAGDMFVFPKGLVHFQHNADANKPALALSAFGSANAGTVSLPNTLFNSSIDDTVLALAFKTQVSTIQSLKKAFAP; encoded by the coding sequence ATGTCTTCCTCTGCCTTCAAAGTTCTATCACTAGTCCTTTCTGCTTTTGCCATTGTGCAAATGACAATTGGTGGTGACCCTGACATACTCACTGATTTCATTGCCCCAGCTAATGGCATAATTGATGGAAACTTCTTCACCTTCACAGGCTTTCGTGCACTTTCAGGACAAAAGACACCACCCCAAGCCTTCAAGGTAATCAAAGCAAGTGGGGCAGAGTTCCCTGCTCTTATAGGCCAGAGTGTGTCCTACGCTGTCCTTGAATTCCCTGCTGGAAGCATCAACCCACCCCACACTCACCCTCGTTCTGCTGAGCTTCTCCTTGTTACTCAAGGTTCCCTTCAAGTTGGGTTTGTGGACACAACCAACAAGCTCTTCACACAAAGCCTACAAGCAGGGGACATGTTTGTTTTCCCAAAGGGTCTTGTCCATTTCCAACACAATGCTGATGCTAACAAACCTGCTCTTGCTCTTTCCGCCTTTGGCAGCGCCAACGCCGGCACCGTCTCGCTTCCCAACACGCTCTTTAATTCCTCCATTGATGACACTGTTCTGGCCTTGGCCTTCAAGACTCAGGTctccactattcagagtttgAAGAAAGCATTTGCTCCTTAA